Proteins encoded within one genomic window of Babesia bigemina genome assembly Bbig001, chromosome : IV:
- a CDS encoding peptidyl-prolyl cis-trans isomerase, putative gives MAALRGFFDIGVGANLSGRVVFEFFDDAGDSIAENFRLLCLGKVVGSVLGKRRTLSYTGCRVYRVVAGQYFECGDFEHNNGDGGSSAFGGYFNEAPNTRRHSQAGLLSMKRINKEGYGSQFVITLGRDPRLDDRHHVFARVVQGMEFIRAVENVPLDARNAPKVEVGILRCGLLEYTPRKVGQMSKQRDLVNTLMESLRPNDSDSDEEEPEELRCLYTGKVIRKRSIRPDSAAAIGKQYVAEALGGKSLHFIPTYDADSEYQYYVEPDAPAEPKPAAAAVEAQGDTSESSESEDSASDDDGDDEDPLAQKLRALSKRLDECSQLNQESVEVEHKLGGDPKKLNEHYKSVLGLREDNSTVNFNRNPSLNKAAIAVEKRHQQALKKEKGKTFGWNVFNQDALYRAHKKRLNETAFNQEEYELQKAQMGDNFYKPGITSTVPTEAAKLTVVRNLEKQYKQREKFSRRRAFDDDAKDVSYINDRNRVYNMKLDRAFKTHTAEIKQNLERGTAL, from the exons ATGGCGGCTCTGCGTGGGTTCTTCGACATTGGCGTCGGAGCCAATCTCAGCGGACGGGTGGTATTCGAATTTTTTGACGATGCCGGGGACTCGATTGCGGAGAACTTCCGGTTGCTATGCCTCGGCAAAGTCGTGGGATCCGTTCTCGGAAAGAGGCGAACGCTCTCATACACCGGTTGTCGCGTATACCGGGTAGTTGCTGGGCAGTATTTCGAATGCGGTGACTTCGAACATAACAACGGTGACGGCGGATCAAGCGCCTTCGGCGGTTACTTCAATGAGGCTCCTAACACGCGCAGGCACTCGCAGGCGGGGCTGCTGTCTATGAAGCGAATCAATAAAGAAGGCTATGGCTCGCAGTTCGTCATCACGCTCGGGCGGGACCCGCGCCTTGACGATCGGCATCACGTCTTCGCCCGAGTCGTCCAGGGAATGGAATTTATCCGAGCGGTTGAAAACGTGCCCCTTGACGCGCGCAATGCACCCAAGGTGGAAGTTGGCATCCTGCGGTGCGGTCTGCTTGAATACACGCCCAGGAAGGTCGGCCAAATGTCGAAGCAGCGAGACCTCGTGAACACACTCATGGAGTCGCTGCGTCCAAACGATTCGGACTCAGATGAGGAAGAACCGGAAGAGCTCCGCTGCCTGTACACCGGGAAGGTCATTCGAAAGCGTTCCATAAGGCCCGattcggcggcggcgatcgGCAAGCAGTACGTCGCAGAGGCGCTCGGCGGAAAGAGCCTCCACTTCATACCGACGTACGACGCCGACAGCGAGTACCAGTACTACGTCGAGCCGGACGCACCCGCGGAACCTAAGcctgccgctgctgcggtGGAGGCGCAGGGTGACACCAGTGAATCGAGCGAATCAGAGGATTCCGCATctgacgatgatggtgacgaCGAAGACCCGCTGGCGCAGAAGCTGCGCGCACTCAGCAAACGCCTGGATGAGTGCTCCCAGTTGAATCAGGAATCGGTGGAAGTAGAACACAAGCTTGGCGGGGATCCGAAGAAGCTCAACGAGCACTACAAGTCGGTGCTTGGACTACGCGAAGACAACTCCACGGTCAACTTTAATCGCAACCCCAGCCTCAACAAGGCCGCTATCGCAGTGGAGAAACGCCACCAACAGGCTCTGAAGAAGGAGAAGGGCAAGACCTTTGGATGGAACGTCTTCAACCAGGACGCGCTCTACAGGGCGCACAAAAAAAG GCTGAACGAAACTGCATTCAACCAGGAGGAGTACGAGCTACAGAAGGCCCAGATGGGCGACAACTTCTACAAGCCCGGAATTACGTCCACAGTGCCAACAGAAGCCGCGAAGCTGACTGTGGTGCGTAACCTTGAGAAGCAGTACAAACAAAG GGAAAAGTTCAGTCGACGACGTGCgttcgacgacgacgcgAAGGACGTGTCGTACATCAACGATCGCAACCGTGTGTACAACATGAAACTAGACAGAGCCTTCAAGACACACACAGCTGAAATAAAACAGAATTTGGAGCGCGGTACGGCGTTGTGA
- a CDS encoding inosine-5'-monophosphate dehydrogenase, putative gives MADGSSAAEIFDTTTIGYTYDDLILLPDYISGPNTNVNLSTNLTRKIRLSAPVVSSPMDTVTESKMAVEIALQGGIGIIHNNLTQEELIEEVRKVKRFENGFIVDPYVLTPNHTVGDWMAIRDKYGFKSIPITTDGKRDSKLEGIVTSGDVCFVQDKSTKISEVMTRDPIVGKHPLTLQEANTILCDIKKGILPIVNDKGELVSIVSRSDIKKNRKFPIAAKNEHMQLLVGVAISTRAGALERAAKLIEAGADVLVIDSSQGNSVYQIDLIKQLKQANPEIQVIGGNVVTGRQAKNLIDAGVDGLRVGMGCGSICSTQGVCGVGRPQATAVFYVSRYAREYGHGCPVIADGGIRSSGDIMKALALGASCCMLGGAIAGTIESPGDFFYHNGIRVKQYRGMGSKAAFMSARQKTGDRGSIRRYHMEEDQPMVSQGVAGYTSDKGSISTLIPTMLQAVKHGMQNIGCYDIKSLHEGLYSGSVRFEVRSYNALVEGNVSTSLMMQNQS, from the exons ATGGCTGACGGTTCGAGCGCCGCTGAAATATTCGACACCACCACAATTGGTTACACCTACGATGACCTGATTTTGCTTCCAG ACTACATATCGGGTCCTAACACCAATGTCAACCTCTCGACTAATCTCACACGGAAAATCCGCCTTAGCGCGCCAGTTGTCTCCTCGCCCATGGACACGGTCACCGAGTCCAAGATGGCCGTCGAGATAGCGCTGCAGGG GGGCATTGGAATCATCCACAACAACCTGACTCAGGAGGAATTGATAGAAGAGGTGCGTAAGGTCAAGCGCTTTGAAAATGGGTTCATCGTCGACCCCTATGTATTGACACCGAACCACACCGTCGGCGATTGGATGGCCATAAGGGACAAGTACGGTTTCAAATCGATACCCATTACCACGGACGGAAAACGTGACTCGAAACTGGAGGGTATCGTCACCAGCGGTGATGTGTGCTTCGTCCAGGACAAATCGACCAAAATTTCGGAGGTCATGACACGCGACCCAATCGTGGGAAAGCACCCTCTCACGCTCCAGGAGGCCAACACGATCCTCTGCGACATCAAGAAAGGTATACTCCCCATCGTGAACGACAAGGGCGAGCTTGTGTCCATTGTCAGCCGTAGCGACATCAAGAAGAACCGCAAGTTCCCAATAGCTGCCAAGAACGAGCAcatgcagctgctcgtcGGAGTTGCCATTTCCACGAG GGCTGGTGCGTTGGAGAGAGCAGCCAAGTTGATCGAGGCCGGCGCTGACGTATTGGTTATCGACTCCAGCCAGGGCAACAGCGTCTACCAGATCGACCTAATCAAACAGCTGAAGCAGGCGAACCCGGAAATCCAGGTCATTGGTGGCAATGTGGTAACCGGAAGGCAGGCTAAAAACCTCATCGATGCCGGTGTTGACGGCCTCCGTGTCGGCATGGGTTGTGgctccatctgctcgacTCAGGGTGTTTGCGGTGTGGGAAGGCCTCAGGCCACGGCGGTATTCTACGTATCACGGTATGCGCGCGAATACGGCCATGGCTGTCCCGTTATTGCGGACGGTGGTATCCGCAGCTCAGGTGACATCATGAAGGCACTGGCACTTGGcgcaagctgctgcatgTTGGGAGGAGCGATCGCCGGCACCATCGAAAGTCCCGGTGATTTCTTCTACCACAACGGAATCCGCGTTAAGCAGTACCGTGGCATGGGCAGCAAGGCGGCGTTCATGAGCGCGCGCCAGAAGACCGGCGACAGGGGTAGCATCCGCCGCTATCACATGGAGGAGGACCAGCCCATGGTCTCCCAGGGGGTCGCGGGGTACACCTCCGACAAAGGTAGCATCAGCACACTCATTCCCACCATGCTGCAAGCTGTCAAGCACGGTATGCAGAACATTGGTTGCTACGACATCAAGTCTCTGCACGAGGGTCTCTACAGCGGCTCCGTGCGGTTCGAGGTTAGGTCGTACAACGCCCTTGTCGAGGGCAATGTCAGCACGAGTCTGATGATGCAGAATCAATCCTGA